From a single Granulicella aggregans genomic region:
- a CDS encoding ArsR/SmtB family transcription factor: MRPLLHPSIEDITVEGILHVLSDPVRVAIFTDIAMSNCSQNCTNFASIGDRSIPKSTLSQHFKALREAGLIRSERHGVEMQNVSRCSEVDERFPGLLASILKAYTEQIAAQKSAGKASRRKAVRRVAQ, translated from the coding sequence ATGAGGCCCCTGCTCCATCCATCGATTGAAGACATTACGGTCGAGGGGATTCTCCACGTTCTGTCCGACCCGGTTCGAGTGGCGATCTTTACCGACATCGCCATGTCGAACTGCTCTCAGAACTGCACGAATTTTGCGAGCATAGGGGACCGCTCGATCCCCAAGTCAACGCTCTCGCAACACTTCAAGGCGCTGCGAGAGGCAGGGCTGATCCGCAGCGAGCGGCATGGGGTGGAGATGCAGAACGTGTCCCGCTGCAGCGAGGTCGATGAGCGCTTCCCTGGCCTGCTGGCGTCGATTCTAAAGGCCTACACCGAGCAGATCGCGGCGCAGAAGTCTGCGGGAAAAGCCTCGCGACGCAAGGCAGTCCGGCGGGTCGCTCAGTAA
- a CDS encoding GH1 family beta-glucosidase, producing the protein MAPFISRRSFARLLSAAAGALSLPAGAAKLDPNAQHAALGAAMGVTEKKFPAGFLWGSATASYQVEGGVNEGGRGKTIWDTFSHTPGKVANGDTGDVSTDSYHRYKEDVALMKSLGLRGCRFSVAWSRIFPSGVGQPNQAGVDYYNRVVDELLASGIQPFCTLFHWDLPQALEDKGGWQNPDTAKAFADYAGYMGGKLSDRVKSFMTMNEIRSFTELGYQNGMHAPGLRVSAQKFAQVNHIAVLGHGLSVQALRASTKPGTKIGLADNAQATCPVLETPEHIKAAEIGMREQNAQYLTVIMEGKYTDAYLKRLGPDAPKFTAEELKIIGSPLDFVGLNVYQPTWVRADSTKEVGYSVVRDPASYPHMLSPWLTIGPEALYWSPKLVSKLWKPKELYITENGCSSSDVLNDEGHVLDTDRVMYLRNYLTQLHRALSEDVPVKGYFLWSLLDNFEWADGYGKRFGITYVDFKTQKRTPKLSSEFYKATIAKNAIA; encoded by the coding sequence TTGGCCCCCTTTATTTCCAGAAGATCATTCGCGCGCCTGCTCAGCGCGGCCGCAGGAGCGTTGTCTCTACCCGCCGGAGCTGCGAAGCTCGATCCGAACGCCCAACATGCAGCGCTTGGCGCGGCCATGGGTGTGACGGAGAAGAAGTTCCCGGCCGGTTTTCTCTGGGGATCGGCGACGGCCTCCTACCAGGTGGAAGGTGGAGTGAACGAGGGCGGCCGCGGCAAGACGATCTGGGACACCTTCTCGCACACGCCGGGCAAGGTCGCTAACGGCGACACCGGCGACGTATCCACCGATAGCTACCATCGCTATAAAGAAGATGTAGCCCTTATGAAGTCTCTGGGCCTGCGCGGCTGCCGCTTCTCCGTCGCCTGGTCGAGGATCTTCCCCAGCGGCGTCGGTCAGCCCAATCAGGCAGGCGTCGACTACTACAACCGCGTCGTCGATGAACTGCTCGCCTCCGGAATTCAACCCTTCTGCACGCTCTTTCACTGGGATCTTCCGCAGGCGCTTGAAGACAAGGGCGGCTGGCAGAATCCCGACACCGCGAAGGCCTTCGCCGACTACGCAGGCTATATGGGCGGCAAGCTCTCCGACCGCGTGAAGAGCTTCATGACGATGAACGAGATTCGCAGCTTCACCGAGCTCGGCTATCAAAACGGCATGCACGCTCCCGGCCTCCGCGTAAGCGCACAGAAGTTTGCGCAGGTGAACCATATCGCCGTGCTTGGTCATGGTCTCTCCGTGCAGGCACTTCGCGCATCGACGAAGCCCGGAACGAAGATTGGCCTCGCCGACAACGCGCAGGCGACCTGCCCCGTGCTCGAAACGCCCGAGCACATCAAGGCAGCAGAGATCGGGATGCGCGAACAGAACGCGCAGTATCTGACCGTCATCATGGAGGGCAAGTACACGGACGCTTACCTGAAGCGCCTCGGTCCCGATGCCCCGAAGTTTACCGCGGAAGAGTTGAAGATCATCGGCAGCCCGCTGGACTTCGTCGGCCTCAACGTCTACCAGCCCACATGGGTGCGGGCGGATTCAACAAAAGAAGTTGGCTACTCGGTCGTCCGCGATCCGGCGTCGTATCCGCACATGCTCAGCCCGTGGCTCACCATCGGTCCGGAGGCGCTCTACTGGTCTCCCAAGCTGGTATCGAAGCTGTGGAAGCCAAAGGAACTCTACATCACGGAGAACGGCTGTTCTTCTTCCGACGTGCTCAACGACGAAGGCCACGTGCTGGACACCGACCGTGTGATGTATCTGCGCAACTACCTCACGCAACTCCATCGCGCCCTCTCGGAAGACGTGCCAGTGAAGGGCTACTTCCTCTGGAGCCTGCTCGACAACTTCGAATGGGCTGACGGGTATGGCAAGCGGTTCGGCATCACCTATGTCGACTTCAAGACGCAGAAGCGAACACCCAAGCTGAGCTCGGAGTTCTACAAGGCCACGATCGCGAAGAACGCCATCGCCTAG